A genomic window from Companilactobacillus alimentarius DSM 20249 includes:
- a CDS encoding C69 family dipeptidase: MALEYNKSSLSACTSILIGKKATVDGSTIIGRNEDAKASWPKHFVIHEHKESTEKQRFVSKANDFQMDLPKIRNKYSATPEWTFKEGLFEEDGFNEYGVGMSATESAYSNQRVLGVDPLVENGIGEEAMITVVLPYVKTAREGVLRLGEIVEKYGTCETNGVLFSDQNEVWYFENGSGHYWVAQRIPDDSYAVVANQLAIQEIDFNDENNFLYHQDIQKFVSDNHLNTRPNTFNFREIFGTHNLSDEIYSTPRVWWGQQEFSGKTDESPESENLSFIKKADRLLSVDDAKNYLSSHFQGTPYDPLNKSDDNKRYRPISLAKTQESHVLQIRPQMAPEIACVQWLAMGVASQSVYVPFYMGINNTPEAYKIGELPYDSKSAYWTYKLAGVLLDGHYNELGKMFQDKQEAINITLYNKLHEFDQQALSKDDEELPNYLTKASFEMAKISLDGYKELIAQLITDSTDFSPLNFKTDMNL; the protein is encoded by the coding sequence ATGGCATTAGAATATAACAAGAGCTCTTTGTCCGCATGTACGAGCATTTTGATTGGGAAGAAAGCTACTGTCGATGGTTCTACTATTATTGGTAGAAATGAAGACGCTAAAGCATCTTGGCCCAAACATTTTGTGATTCACGAGCACAAAGAATCTACTGAGAAACAACGATTTGTTTCTAAAGCCAATGATTTTCAAATGGACCTACCTAAAATTCGCAATAAATATTCTGCCACTCCTGAATGGACCTTCAAAGAAGGATTGTTTGAAGAGGATGGTTTTAACGAATATGGCGTTGGAATGAGCGCGACCGAAAGTGCCTATTCGAACCAACGTGTTTTAGGCGTTGATCCTCTTGTCGAAAATGGTATTGGTGAGGAAGCTATGATTACAGTAGTTTTGCCTTATGTAAAGACAGCTAGAGAAGGTGTTTTACGTTTAGGTGAAATTGTTGAAAAATATGGAACTTGTGAAACTAACGGAGTCTTATTCTCAGATCAAAATGAGGTTTGGTACTTCGAAAATGGATCAGGTCATTATTGGGTAGCACAGCGTATTCCCGACGATAGTTACGCTGTTGTTGCTAACCAATTGGCAATCCAAGAGATTGATTTTAATGATGAGAATAATTTCTTGTATCATCAAGATATTCAAAAATTTGTTTCTGACAATCACTTGAATACTCGACCAAATACTTTCAACTTTAGAGAAATTTTTGGTACACATAATTTATCAGATGAGATCTACAGCACGCCTCGTGTATGGTGGGGTCAACAGGAATTTTCTGGCAAAACCGATGAAAGTCCCGAGAGTGAGAATCTGTCCTTTATTAAAAAGGCTGATCGTCTCTTGAGTGTCGATGATGCAAAGAATTACTTGTCTTCCCATTTTCAAGGTACGCCATATGATCCATTGAATAAATCTGACGATAACAAACGTTACCGTCCAATTAGTTTGGCTAAAACTCAAGAGTCACACGTCTTACAAATCAGACCACAGATGGCTCCTGAAATTGCCTGTGTTCAGTGGTTAGCCATGGGTGTTGCTTCACAGAGTGTCTATGTTCCATTTTATATGGGAATAAATAATACTCCTGAAGCATACAAAATTGGAGAACTACCATATGACAGTAAGTCAGCTTATTGGACGTATAAGTTGGCCGGAGTTTTATTAGATGGTCATTATAATGAACTTGGAAAAATGTTCCAAGATAAGCAAGAAGCTATCAATATCACGCTATACAATAAGTTGCATGAATTTGATCAGCAAGCTTTAAGCAAAGATGATGAGGAATTACCTAATTATTTAACAAAAGCTTCATTTGAAATGGCAAAAATTTCACTTGATGGTTATAAAGAGCTAATCGCTCAATTAATTACGGACTCGACTGATTTTTCACCTCTAAACTTCAAGACAGATATGAATTTATAA
- the yjeM gene encoding glutamate/gamma-aminobutyrate family transporter YjeM — MNDGNSPKKTITLFGLIMMIFTAIFGFANTTVAYEQMGLASIIWYVFAALFFFLPVGFMMAEYGSAFNEAKGGIYSWIDGAVGAKWAFIGTFMWLASWEVWLVSTSSKVWIPLSTMFTGHDSTQTWGMFGLSATQVIGILAVLWIVFVTYTATQGMDKISKVSSFGGIMTIALNAIFFILSLAVLFMSGFHTAEPIHGLDTFIHSANPAFASPLGMVSFIVYAIFAYGGMESVGGVTDSMKNPKKDFPRGVLISAAVITLLYSLTILCWSMSANWNAVVSKGNVNLGNITYVMMSNLGYEFGTHIGLGSAAAITLGEWLARFTGFDMFILYMGAFFVLIYSPLKSFVLGTPKDFWPAKVTKLNKHGMPAYAMWVQAIVVIVLILIVDMGGKNAKALYNVLTLMANVSTTVPYLFLVGAYPFFNLNKDIEKPYLFYKNKTAMWTVSIIVFLVLAFAIIFTLIQPIVEGAYTDALWTIIGPVVFGLVGFILYYRYEHKNKIAKTTD, encoded by the coding sequence ATGAATGATGGTAACTCGCCGAAAAAAACAATCACGTTATTTGGTTTAATAATGATGATTTTCACGGCGATCTTTGGATTCGCTAATACAACTGTAGCTTATGAGCAGATGGGATTAGCAAGTATTATTTGGTACGTTTTCGCTGCTTTGTTCTTCTTTTTACCAGTAGGATTTATGATGGCAGAATATGGTTCCGCTTTTAATGAAGCAAAAGGTGGAATTTATTCTTGGATTGACGGTGCCGTTGGTGCTAAATGGGCCTTTATCGGTACTTTCATGTGGTTAGCTTCATGGGAAGTTTGGTTAGTTTCGACTTCTTCAAAAGTTTGGATTCCGTTGTCCACAATGTTTACAGGACATGATTCAACTCAGACTTGGGGTATGTTTGGTTTAAGTGCAACCCAAGTAATCGGTATTTTAGCCGTTTTGTGGATCGTTTTTGTCACATACACAGCTACACAAGGTATGGATAAGATTTCGAAAGTTTCTAGTTTCGGTGGAATTATGACAATTGCTTTAAATGCTATCTTCTTTATTTTGAGTTTGGCAGTTTTGTTCATGTCAGGATTCCACACTGCAGAACCAATTCACGGATTAGATACATTTATCCACTCTGCTAATCCAGCGTTTGCGTCACCACTAGGGATGGTCTCATTCATCGTTTATGCAATATTTGCTTACGGTGGTATGGAATCAGTCGGTGGTGTCACTGATAGTATGAAGAATCCTAAAAAAGATTTTCCTCGCGGTGTGTTAATTTCTGCCGCTGTTATTACCTTGCTTTATTCATTGACGATTCTATGTTGGTCAATGAGTGCTAACTGGAATGCAGTTGTTTCCAAAGGCAACGTTAACCTAGGTAATATTACTTATGTTATGATGAGCAACTTAGGCTATGAATTTGGAACGCATATTGGATTAGGAAGTGCTGCCGCAATTACTTTAGGGGAATGGCTAGCGCGCTTTACTGGATTTGATATGTTCATCCTTTACATGGGTGCTTTCTTTGTTTTGATCTATTCACCATTGAAGTCCTTTGTTCTAGGTACACCAAAAGACTTTTGGCCTGCAAAAGTTACTAAGTTAAATAAACATGGTATGCCAGCCTACGCTATGTGGGTCCAAGCTATCGTTGTCATTGTCTTGATTTTGATCGTTGATATGGGTGGTAAGAATGCTAAAGCTCTATACAACGTTTTGACATTAATGGCTAATGTTTCAACGACTGTTCCATACTTATTCTTAGTTGGAGCATATCCATTCTTTAATTTAAATAAAGATATTGAAAAGCCATATTTGTTCTATAAGAATAAAACCGCTATGTGGACTGTAAGTATTATCGTCTTCTTAGTGTTGGCTTTCGCAATTATCTTTACATTAATCCAACCAATTGTTGAAGGAGCATATACAGATGCACTTTGGACAATTATTGGACCAGTTGTCTTCGGTCTAGTTGGATTTATACTTTATTACAGGTATGAACATAAAAATAAAATAGCTAAAACTACAGATTAA
- a CDS encoding beta-glucoside-specific PTS transporter subunit IIABC — MSAKDSAKQIYDEVGGEANINYLTHCVTRLRFRLKDESKVDDEKVKQIPGVMGINHQNGQYQVIIGNAVSDYYDQVVKLGNFPTDESADATDNTGNEKKGNLFDQFTSFISSCMSPLIPALIGGGMIKVILILLTTVGWMSTKSQTYTIISVFGDAPFYFLPIELAITASKYHKVNQMMAVIAGAILIHPDFISLVNSGKTIHLMGLPVTAASYSSSVIPILLIVWAMKYLEKFLDKVVPASFKSILKPLLEIFIVGVVSLVIIGPIGTWAGELLSGIVLLIQKHAAWLAMPLMAAFMPLIVMTGMHWAFSPIFLAASFATPDSLILPAMLAANIGQGAASLAVAVKTKNKNTRQVASAAAVSALLAGVTEPALYGVTLKYKKPLYASMISGAITGLFMGIVNLRSFAFAVPSILSIPQFVNNKIPSNFIYAIIVLIASFIITFVLTMVLGFNEEPQVASATDTDSKKNNDVAATKIESGAKETKKVYSPVKGELITLDSVNDPTFAQKMLGDGVAVIPEDNNFYAPFDGVVETVFPTKHAIGLKSDTGIEMLIHIGLDTVELKGEPYDVKVKDKQRIKKGDLLVVADLAAIKKAGYDTVTPLVVTNSKEFVEVVPNEKTTVDNGTVAFYVV; from the coding sequence ATGAGTGCAAAAGATTCTGCTAAGCAGATCTATGACGAAGTTGGCGGAGAAGCCAATATTAATTATTTAACTCATTGTGTAACAAGATTAAGATTTCGTCTAAAGGATGAATCTAAAGTTGACGATGAGAAAGTGAAACAGATCCCCGGTGTCATGGGAATCAATCATCAAAATGGCCAATATCAAGTTATTATTGGTAATGCTGTTTCGGATTATTACGATCAGGTGGTTAAGTTAGGTAACTTTCCAACTGATGAGAGTGCTGATGCCACTGATAATACTGGTAATGAAAAAAAGGGTAATCTCTTTGATCAATTTACTAGTTTTATTTCATCTTGTATGTCGCCTTTGATTCCTGCCTTAATCGGTGGTGGGATGATCAAGGTTATCTTGATTCTGTTGACGACGGTCGGTTGGATGAGTACTAAGAGCCAAACTTATACGATTATTAGTGTCTTCGGTGATGCACCATTCTACTTTTTGCCTATCGAGTTAGCTATAACAGCTTCTAAGTATCATAAAGTAAATCAGATGATGGCTGTTATCGCTGGTGCTATTTTGATTCATCCTGATTTTATTTCCTTGGTAAATTCAGGGAAGACCATTCATTTGATGGGATTGCCAGTGACTGCTGCTAGTTATTCTAGTTCAGTTATTCCAATTTTATTGATTGTTTGGGCTATGAAGTATTTAGAGAAATTTCTTGATAAAGTCGTTCCTGCTAGTTTTAAGAGTATTTTGAAACCACTATTGGAAATTTTTATCGTCGGTGTCGTTTCTCTAGTTATCATTGGACCTATCGGTACATGGGCTGGTGAATTATTGTCAGGAATTGTCTTGTTGATACAGAAACATGCTGCTTGGTTAGCTATGCCATTGATGGCTGCCTTTATGCCACTTATCGTTATGACAGGGATGCATTGGGCCTTTTCACCAATTTTCTTAGCTGCTTCATTTGCTACACCAGATAGTTTGATTCTACCAGCAATGCTTGCTGCAAATATTGGACAAGGTGCTGCTAGTTTGGCCGTAGCTGTTAAAACTAAGAATAAGAATACTCGTCAAGTTGCTTCAGCTGCTGCGGTTTCAGCTCTTTTAGCTGGTGTCACTGAGCCAGCTCTTTATGGTGTTACTTTGAAATATAAGAAGCCTTTATATGCTTCAATGATTTCAGGTGCTATTACAGGATTGTTTATGGGAATTGTTAATTTGAGATCATTTGCTTTCGCTGTTCCTTCAATTCTATCTATTCCCCAATTTGTTAATAATAAGATTCCAAGTAACTTCATCTATGCCATTATCGTGTTGATTGCTTCATTTATCATAACTTTTGTTTTGACAATGGTTTTAGGATTCAACGAAGAACCTCAAGTTGCTAGCGCCACAGATACAGATAGTAAGAAGAATAATGATGTTGCTGCAACTAAGATTGAATCAGGAGCTAAGGAAACAAAGAAAGTTTACAGTCCAGTTAAAGGTGAGCTGATTACGTTGGATAGCGTCAATGATCCAACTTTTGCTCAAAAAATGTTGGGTGATGGCGTGGCTGTAATTCCTGAGGATAACAATTTCTACGCCCCATTTGATGGTGTCGTCGAAACGGTCTTCCCAACTAAGCATGCTATTGGTTTGAAGAGTGATACCGGAATTGAAATGTTGATTCACATTGGTTTGGATACGGTTGAGTTAAAGGGTGAGCCTTACGATGTGAAGGTTAAAGACAAGCAAAGAATCAAGAAGGGTGACTTACTGGTTGTCGCTGACTTAGCTGCTATTAAAAAGGCTGGGTATGATACTGTTACACCTTTGGTTGTTACTAATTCAAAAGAATTTGTAGAAGTCGTACCAAATGAGAAGACGACAGTTGATAATGGTACTGTTGCATTCTATGTTGTTTAA
- a CDS encoding DNA/RNA non-specific endonuclease yields MYMLLLVLLGAIVLFTTFMVKPKKRLHRKLVSLGLLLIVVGGSGVYENYQNNGVKTGDDPKQVEKAKTTSTSNLANLTYSDQQEIAVNGNVPTFTKSELNVSNGPWQEFADLDNLNRAIQADALLSKSLMPTQKREALYVNPTGWHNKRIKSGWLYNRSHLIGYQLSGQNNNPKNLMTGTRSLNSPEMLKHENDIAYYLKQNPNNYIRYRVKPIYRNNELVARGVQMMAESMTSDGQPDKAVSFNVYIFNVEQGVKINYSDGTSVVNNNY; encoded by the coding sequence ATGTATATGTTATTACTTGTTTTATTAGGCGCCATCGTGTTGTTCACAACATTCATGGTCAAACCGAAAAAACGTCTGCACCGCAAACTAGTATCACTAGGCTTACTACTGATTGTAGTTGGTGGCTCAGGGGTTTATGAAAACTATCAGAATAATGGTGTTAAAACTGGTGACGATCCCAAGCAAGTAGAAAAAGCTAAAACTACTTCAACTTCGAATCTAGCTAACCTCACCTATTCTGATCAACAAGAAATAGCTGTTAATGGAAATGTTCCTACCTTCACAAAATCCGAACTAAATGTCTCAAATGGTCCCTGGCAAGAATTTGCTGATTTAGATAATCTTAATCGCGCAATTCAAGCTGATGCACTGTTAAGCAAGAGCTTAATGCCTACTCAAAAACGTGAAGCACTTTACGTCAACCCAACCGGTTGGCACAACAAGCGGATTAAGAGTGGCTGGCTATATAATCGTTCACACCTGATCGGTTATCAATTAAGTGGACAAAACAATAATCCTAAGAATTTGATGACCGGAACACGTTCACTGAACTCACCAGAAATGCTCAAACACGAAAATGATATTGCTTACTACCTAAAACAAAATCCTAATAACTATATTCGATATCGGGTCAAACCAATTTATCGAAATAATGAATTAGTTGCTCGTGGCGTGCAGATGATGGCTGAATCAATGACCTCCGATGGCCAACCTGACAAGGCAGTGTCGTTCAATGTGTACATTTTTAACGTTGAACAAGGTGTTAAGATTAATTATAGCGATGGTACAAGTGTAGTTAATAATAATTATTAG
- the licT gene encoding BglG family transcription antiterminator LicT: MKIERTLNNNAAIATNQNGVNVLVMGPGIAFNKKVGDQVEIAKVEKTLFLNDKETMNKFTDLVIDVPMSEVDISERIINFAKIKIGKKLNEIIYVNLTDHIHMAIKRAKEGVFLSNPLKWDIARFYPDEFAVGQKAVQVINDSQEVGLADDEAAFIAVHFVNAENEDSSQQNLAYGITKIVKECEDIVKDYFHTEFDEQSLNYYRFITHLKFFAQRILQGKHYDDEEDDDLLETLEHRYAKPYQCSQKIKEYISEKYNFTITSSELLYLTVHISRLVKNL, from the coding sequence TTGAAAATTGAACGTACACTTAATAACAATGCAGCAATTGCCACGAATCAGAATGGAGTAAATGTTCTCGTCATGGGTCCCGGAATAGCTTTCAATAAGAAAGTGGGGGATCAAGTCGAAATTGCTAAAGTGGAAAAGACTTTGTTTTTGAATGACAAGGAGACGATGAACAAGTTTACCGACTTGGTTATTGATGTTCCGATGTCAGAGGTTGATATTTCTGAACGAATTATTAACTTTGCTAAAATAAAGATTGGTAAAAAACTGAACGAAATCATTTACGTTAATTTGACAGATCATATTCATATGGCTATCAAACGCGCAAAAGAAGGAGTGTTCTTGAGCAATCCTTTGAAATGGGATATAGCACGTTTTTATCCTGATGAATTCGCAGTTGGTCAAAAGGCTGTCCAAGTAATTAATGATTCTCAGGAAGTTGGATTGGCAGATGATGAAGCAGCGTTTATCGCCGTTCATTTCGTCAATGCAGAGAATGAGGACAGTTCGCAACAGAATTTAGCCTATGGAATTACTAAGATAGTTAAAGAATGTGAGGATATTGTTAAAGATTATTTTCACACTGAGTTTGATGAACAATCATTGAATTATTATCGTTTCATAACTCATTTAAAGTTCTTTGCCCAAAGAATTTTGCAGGGTAAGCACTATGATGATGAAGAAGACGATGACTTATTAGAAACACTGGAACACAGATATGCTAAGCCATACCAGTGTTCACAAAAAATAAAAGAATATATTTCTGAAAAATATAATTTTACGATCACGAGTTCGGAATTGTTATATCTGACTGTTCATATCAGTCGATTAGTTAAGAACTTGTAA
- the glyA gene encoding serine hydroxymethyltransferase — protein MVVVQYSTGDTEVFDLIKKEEERQNRNIELIASENIVSDNVRKAQGSVLTNKYAEGYPGHRYYGGCEYIDGIEQIAIDRAKKLFNAEYVNVQPHSGSQANAAAYQAVLKPGDTVLGMDLNAGGHLTHGSKVNFSGKMYNFHSYGVNAEGLIDYDDVLKIAQEVKPHLIVAGASAYSRIIDFKKFREIADSVGAYLMVDMAHIAGLVAVGLHPTPVGVADIVTTTTHKTLRGPRGGMILAKAELGRKLNSAVFPGTQGGPLEHVIAGKAVAFGEDLQPQFKTYMEQVVKNAAAMAKVINEADNLSVLTGGTDNHLLNVVLTDSGLNGMEVQNLLDSIHITTNKEAIPNDPLPPKFTSGLRLGSPAITSRGFNEEDCEEVAHIIVDAIKYHNDPEELKKLDARTKALTDKHPVE, from the coding sequence ATGGTCGTAGTGCAATATAGTACAGGAGATACAGAGGTTTTTGATCTAATCAAAAAGGAAGAAGAACGACAGAATAGAAATATTGAGTTGATTGCTTCCGAGAATATCGTTTCTGACAACGTAAGAAAAGCTCAAGGTTCAGTTTTAACTAACAAGTACGCTGAAGGATATCCCGGACATCGTTACTACGGTGGTTGTGAATATATCGACGGAATCGAACAGATTGCCATTGATCGTGCCAAGAAACTCTTCAACGCAGAGTATGTCAACGTTCAACCACATTCAGGATCCCAAGCCAATGCTGCCGCATACCAGGCCGTTTTAAAGCCCGGTGATACAGTTCTAGGCATGGATCTAAACGCTGGTGGACACTTGACTCACGGGTCAAAAGTGAATTTCTCTGGTAAAATGTATAACTTTCACTCATACGGAGTTAACGCTGAAGGTTTAATAGATTACGATGACGTTTTAAAAATTGCTCAAGAAGTTAAGCCACATTTAATTGTCGCTGGTGCTTCAGCATACAGTCGTATCATCGACTTCAAAAAATTCCGTGAGATTGCCGATTCCGTTGGTGCCTATTTGATGGTCGATATGGCCCATATTGCAGGTCTTGTTGCTGTTGGTCTTCATCCTACTCCAGTAGGCGTAGCTGACATTGTCACTACGACAACCCATAAAACACTTCGTGGCCCTCGTGGTGGTATGATTCTTGCTAAAGCAGAACTCGGTAGAAAATTGAATTCAGCCGTCTTCCCTGGAACACAAGGTGGACCCTTGGAACATGTGATTGCTGGTAAAGCTGTAGCTTTTGGTGAGGATCTCCAACCACAATTTAAGACCTACATGGAACAAGTTGTGAAAAACGCTGCGGCCATGGCAAAAGTAATCAATGAAGCCGACAACTTATCAGTTCTAACCGGTGGTACAGACAATCACCTGTTGAATGTCGTTTTAACCGACAGCGGTTTGAATGGAATGGAAGTTCAAAACTTATTAGATTCAATCCACATCACAACTAACAAGGAAGCCATCCCTAATGATCCATTGCCACCTAAGTTTACATCTGGCTTACGTTTAGGTTCACCCGCTATTACATCAAGAGGCTTTAATGAAGAGGATTGTGAAGAAGTAGCACACATTATCGTTGACGCTATTAAATACCACAATGATCCAGAAGAATTAAAGAAATTAGATGCCCGGACAAAGGCTTTGACAGATAAACATCCAGTTGAATAG
- a CDS encoding glycoside hydrolase family 1 protein — translation MTKFPNDFLWGGATAANQLEGAYDEDGKGLSIADALPGGPERFSIVNQANFDWKIDTTKYKYPNHKGIDHYHRYQEDIKLFAEMGFKCYRFSIAWSRVFPNGDDKEPNEAGLKFYDRLIDECLKYKIEPVITISHYEMPLNLVTEYGGWKNRQLIDFYENYASVVLNRYAKKVKYWMTFNEINSALHFPVMGQGLVKSNGADEKKNIYQAWHNQFVAGAKAVKIAHEIRPDLMIGCMLLYATTYAYDSNPANQLAALKENQAFNQFCGDVQVRGTYPAYTESVMNRYGFSFKDLDVTADDLKVLKENPVDYIGFSYYMSTAINVTDKSLETANGNLVGGVKNPFLKASDWGWQIDPTGLRIALNELYNRYQKPVFVVENGLGAVDKPDENNFVQDDYRISYLRKHIQAIAGALEDGVDVMGYTPWGCIDLVSASTGQMSKRYGFIYVDLDDEGHGSLNRYKKASFNWYQKVIETNGEQL, via the coding sequence ATGACTAAATTTCCTAATGATTTTTTGTGGGGTGGCGCTACTGCTGCTAATCAATTAGAAGGAGCTTATGATGAGGATGGCAAGGGTCTTTCGATTGCTGATGCTTTGCCGGGTGGTCCGGAAAGATTCAGTATTGTAAATCAAGCTAACTTTGATTGGAAGATTGATACTACAAAATATAAATATCCTAATCATAAAGGGATTGATCACTATCATCGCTATCAAGAGGATATTAAATTATTCGCTGAGATGGGATTCAAATGTTATCGTTTCTCGATTGCTTGGAGTCGGGTTTTTCCAAACGGTGACGATAAAGAACCTAATGAAGCAGGATTGAAATTTTACGATAGATTAATTGATGAGTGTTTGAAATATAAGATTGAACCAGTAATCACAATTAGTCATTACGAGATGCCGCTTAATTTGGTAACGGAATACGGTGGTTGGAAGAATCGCCAGTTGATCGATTTTTATGAGAATTATGCTTCAGTCGTTTTGAATCGTTATGCCAAGAAGGTCAAATATTGGATGACATTCAATGAAATCAATTCAGCTTTGCATTTCCCAGTAATGGGACAAGGCTTGGTCAAGTCCAATGGTGCCGATGAAAAGAAAAATATTTATCAAGCTTGGCACAATCAATTTGTTGCTGGAGCAAAGGCTGTTAAGATTGCTCATGAAATTAGACCTGATTTGATGATTGGTTGTATGTTACTTTATGCAACGACTTATGCTTATGATTCTAATCCAGCTAATCAATTGGCTGCTTTGAAAGAGAATCAAGCTTTCAATCAATTCTGTGGTGACGTTCAAGTTCGAGGAACTTATCCTGCCTATACTGAATCTGTCATGAATCGTTATGGTTTCAGTTTTAAAGATCTCGATGTGACGGCTGATGATTTGAAAGTATTGAAGGAAAATCCGGTTGATTACATTGGCTTCTCTTATTACATGTCGACTGCTATCAATGTGACTGATAAGAGTTTGGAAACTGCTAATGGAAATCTTGTTGGAGGAGTAAAGAATCCATTCTTGAAGGCTTCTGATTGGGGATGGCAGATTGATCCAACTGGTTTGAGAATTGCTTTGAATGAATTGTACAATCGTTATCAAAAGCCCGTCTTTGTAGTTGAAAATGGACTAGGAGCAGTTGATAAACCTGACGAAAATAATTTTGTGCAAGATGATTATCGAATCAGTTATCTGCGCAAGCACATTCAAGCTATTGCGGGTGCCTTGGAAGATGGCGTTGACGTAATGGGATACACTCCTTGGGGTTGTATTGATTTGGTCAGCGCTTCAACTGGTCAGATGAGTAAACGTTATGGTTTCATCTACGTTGATTTAGATGACGAAGGTCATGGTAGTTTAAATAGATATAAAAAAGCTTCATTTAATTGGTATCAAAAGGTTATTGAGACTAATGGAGAACAACTTTAA
- a CDS encoding heavy metal-binding domain-containing protein has product MEKSEILVTTTEHVPGHDYEIIGEVFGLTTQSKNVVKNIGAGFKNIVGGEIKAYTELLTEARDIAIDRLRQNAVKMGADAVVMMRFDSDSISADMETVAAYGTAVKFK; this is encoded by the coding sequence ATGGAGAAAAGCGAGATATTAGTGACGACAACTGAACATGTTCCAGGACATGATTATGAGATTATTGGCGAAGTCTTTGGTTTGACGACTCAGTCCAAAAATGTTGTAAAAAATATCGGCGCAGGTTTCAAAAACATTGTCGGTGGCGAGATTAAAGCTTATACCGAATTACTGACAGAGGCACGTGACATTGCAATTGATCGTTTACGACAGAATGCAGTGAAAATGGGTGCTGATGCGGTGGTAATGATGCGTTTTGATTCAGATTCTATCAGTGCAGATATGGAAACAGTTGCGGCATATGGTACCGCAGTAAAATTTAAGTAA
- a CDS encoding IS30 family transposase, whose protein sequence is MSHILTLSDRTVIQTLLKVGYSQKQIAEEVGVVPSTINYELKRCPKGYYDADQAQENCEKKLTHRGRKTLLTENLREFVRGIILEQRWSFEVIAHILQMPFKTLYNWLDKGWLDIKREVLPDHGVRYRKSHDGRGQYTRGAKFINQRPDEANLRQEIGHFEVDTILSGKTRGEVLATFTDRKSRLMIIRRLPGRDSKAMTKAILELNEELRGLIKSITSDHGKEFAGFKEIEACGIAHYFAHPYAPHERGTNERLNREIRLHIPKNQPIESVTDEELTMISKYLNWRPRKCLGWKTPLQVFFGDLSEKFD, encoded by the coding sequence ATGAGTCACATTTTAACATTATCGGATAGAACTGTCATCCAAACGCTGCTTAAGGTTGGTTACTCACAAAAACAAATTGCTGAAGAAGTTGGTGTAGTTCCTTCAACCATCAACTATGAACTAAAGCGCTGTCCTAAGGGATACTATGACGCTGATCAAGCTCAGGAAAACTGCGAAAAGAAGCTAACTCACCGGGGGCGGAAAACTCTTCTAACAGAGAATTTAAGAGAATTCGTCCGTGGGATCATTCTCGAACAGCGGTGGAGTTTTGAAGTCATCGCGCATATTCTCCAAATGCCATTCAAAACCCTCTATAACTGGCTGGACAAGGGCTGGTTGGACATCAAACGCGAGGTCCTTCCAGACCACGGTGTGCGGTACCGAAAGAGCCACGACGGTCGTGGTCAGTACACACGTGGGGCGAAGTTTATCAACCAACGCCCGGACGAGGCTAACCTGCGTCAAGAGATTGGTCATTTTGAAGTCGATACCATTCTATCAGGAAAAACCAGGGGCGAGGTCCTAGCTACCTTTACTGATCGTAAGTCCCGACTAATGATTATTCGTCGTTTACCGGGACGTGATAGTAAAGCTATGACTAAGGCAATCCTAGAGCTTAACGAGGAGTTGCGCGGCTTGATCAAGTCAATCACCAGTGATCACGGTAAGGAATTCGCAGGCTTCAAGGAAATTGAAGCCTGCGGAATTGCCCATTATTTTGCCCACCCGTATGCGCCACATGAACGCGGAACCAACGAACGGTTGAACCGCGAGATTCGGCTACACATTCCAAAGAACCAGCCAATTGAGAGCGTTACGGACGAAGAGCTGACTATGATCTCAAAGTACTTAAACTGGCGTCCCCGGAAATGTTTAGGGTGGAAAACGCCACTCCAAGTCTTCTTTGGTGACTTGTCCGAAAAATTCGATTAA